The Lentzea guizhouensis genome contains a region encoding:
- a CDS encoding S9 family peptidase produces MTDFASFESYNATPRLTSLALSPDGTRLVTVVSSLSPDGKTWQGSLWEVDPTGERDASRLTYSTKSDSAPVFAPDGSLLFLSKRPDPLTKPDEAKDKTALWRLPVRGEAAEVLRPGGGVGQVRVAGETLLLTSSAHRLAEFGGEDDAKRKAREDAGVTAILHESYPIRYWDADLGPSYPRLFAAPLADPTAESVTALSDDSESRLSDEDIALSLDGKWAVHGYSVDVSAAYGRRTELRLVATDGSSSRVIASEEGFSFFDAAFTPDSSAVIAIRFRESTADAPYRSSLVRIDLADDSVTPLAPDFQEEPAHPVVSPDGSAVFFVASHLGHQPVWRLDLATGEVTKLTLSGYYSDVVVSPDSKTLYALRNSIDHPPQPVRFAASGADQDPVRLPAPGAMASVPGTLTEVSTVVADGRTVRAWLVLPEGASAGSPAPLLLWVHGGPVMSWNGWTWRWNPWLMAARGYAVLLPDPALSTGYGPDFIAAGWGRWGAEPYTDLMAITDVTVERPDIDASRTAAMGGSFGGYMANWIATQTDRFRAIVTHASLWHLDAFSGATDDSYFWMREMGDPITRPERVLANSPHLRVADIKTPMLVIHGDKDYRVPIGEGQRLYFDLVRHGVTAKYLYFPTENHWILTPGNSRVWYETVWAFLAEHVLDQGWERPELL; encoded by the coding sequence ATGACCGACTTCGCCTCTTTCGAGAGCTACAACGCCACACCGCGGCTCACGTCGCTCGCGCTGTCCCCGGACGGCACGCGACTCGTCACCGTCGTCTCCTCGCTCTCGCCGGACGGCAAGACCTGGCAGGGCTCCCTCTGGGAGGTCGACCCCACCGGTGAGCGGGACGCCAGCCGCCTCACCTACTCGACCAAGAGCGACTCCGCTCCCGTGTTCGCTCCGGACGGCTCGCTGCTGTTCCTGTCGAAGCGCCCGGACCCGCTCACGAAGCCGGACGAGGCCAAGGACAAGACGGCGCTGTGGCGGCTGCCGGTCCGCGGTGAGGCCGCCGAGGTCCTGCGGCCAGGCGGCGGGGTCGGTCAGGTGCGCGTGGCGGGCGAGACGCTGCTGCTCACGTCGTCCGCGCATCGCCTCGCGGAGTTCGGCGGCGAGGACGACGCCAAGCGCAAGGCCCGCGAGGACGCCGGAGTGACGGCAATCCTGCACGAGTCGTACCCGATCAGGTACTGGGACGCCGATCTCGGCCCGAGCTACCCGCGGCTCTTCGCCGCGCCGCTGGCCGACCCGACGGCCGAGAGCGTCACGGCCCTCAGCGACGACTCCGAGAGCAGGCTCAGCGACGAGGACATCGCCCTCAGCCTCGACGGGAAGTGGGCCGTCCACGGGTACTCCGTCGACGTCAGCGCCGCCTACGGCCGGCGGACCGAGCTGCGGCTCGTGGCCACCGACGGGAGCTCGTCGCGCGTCATCGCCTCCGAGGAGGGCTTCTCCTTCTTCGACGCCGCGTTCACGCCCGACTCCTCGGCCGTGATCGCGATCCGGTTCCGCGAGTCCACCGCGGACGCGCCGTACCGCAGCAGCCTGGTCCGCATCGACCTGGCGGACGACTCGGTGACGCCACTGGCGCCGGACTTCCAGGAGGAGCCGGCCCACCCGGTGGTCAGCCCGGACGGCTCGGCGGTGTTCTTCGTCGCGAGCCACCTCGGGCACCAGCCGGTCTGGCGGCTCGATCTCGCCACGGGTGAGGTCACGAAGCTGACGCTCTCGGGTTACTACAGCGACGTGGTCGTGAGCCCGGACAGCAAGACGCTGTACGCACTGCGCAACTCGATCGACCACCCGCCACAGCCCGTGCGGTTCGCCGCCTCCGGCGCCGACCAGGACCCGGTGCGGCTGCCCGCTCCCGGCGCGATGGCCTCGGTGCCCGGCACGCTCACCGAGGTCTCCACCGTCGTGGCCGACGGCAGGACCGTCCGCGCCTGGCTGGTGCTGCCCGAGGGTGCTTCCGCCGGCTCCCCCGCCCCGTTGCTGCTCTGGGTCCACGGTGGACCCGTCATGAGCTGGAACGGCTGGACGTGGCGCTGGAACCCGTGGCTGATGGCGGCTCGCGGCTACGCCGTCCTGCTGCCCGACCCCGCGCTCTCCACGGGGTACGGGCCCGACTTCATCGCGGCCGGCTGGGGTCGCTGGGGTGCCGAGCCCTACACCGATCTCATGGCGATCACCGACGTGACGGTCGAGCGGCCCGACATCGATGCCTCGCGCACCGCGGCCATGGGTGGCTCCTTCGGCGGCTACATGGCCAACTGGATCGCCACCCAGACCGACCGGTTCCGCGCGATCGTCACTCACGCCTCGCTGTGGCACCTCGACGCGTTCTCCGGCGCCACCGACGACTCCTACTTCTGGATGCGGGAGATGGGCGACCCCATCACCCGGCCGGAGCGGGTCCTCGCCAACTCGCCGCACCTGCGCGTCGCCGACATCAAGACGCCGATGCTGGTGATCCACGGGGACAAGGACTACCGGGTCCCCATCGGCGAGGGGCAGCGGCTGTACTTCGACCTGGTCCGCCACGGCGTCACCGCGAAGTACCTCTACTTCCCGACGGAAAACCACTGGATCCTCACCCCCGGAAACTCTCGGGTCTGGTACGAGACGGTGTGGGCGTTCCTGGCCGAGCACGTGCTCGATCAGGGCTGGGAGCGGCCGGAGCTGCTCTGA
- a CDS encoding DUF4192 domain-containing protein: MPTTLPKPIRLRAAGDLYAAIPHLMGFHPTESLVVLVLRDGAVSMTMRVDLPRPRHRGLLAAQLEIPLLEQDAEGVILAVICPPSEHIPEDLPHEPLITALANRLGGHGIDVVEAVWLRACEKDVPWFCYFDLDCHGTLPDPQTSAVAAACASDGNVTFESRAAMAALVTLDSVEARERRSVLLDELMNTAEPPVPGVEFRRVRDAVDAAEQRKGPLPDREVVALSRALAQPDVRDACLSFAVQTRARAAERLWLELTRSCPSPERAEPACLLAFFAYHRGDGGLASVAIDVAEEACFGHSLARLLRGALSAALPPEELKTLADKAVVNADKLLDTEAQSSSGRSQP, translated from the coding sequence ATGCCCACAACCCTCCCCAAACCGATCCGCCTCCGCGCCGCCGGCGACCTCTACGCCGCGATCCCGCACCTGATGGGTTTCCACCCGACCGAGTCGCTCGTCGTGCTCGTCCTGCGCGACGGCGCGGTCTCGATGACCATGCGAGTCGACCTGCCCCGCCCCCGACATAGAGGGCTTCTGGCGGCGCAGCTGGAGATCCCGCTGCTCGAGCAGGACGCGGAAGGCGTGATCCTGGCGGTCATCTGCCCGCCGTCGGAACACATCCCCGAGGACCTGCCGCACGAACCGCTGATCACCGCGCTCGCGAACCGGCTCGGCGGCCACGGCATCGACGTCGTCGAGGCGGTGTGGTTGCGAGCGTGCGAGAAGGACGTTCCCTGGTTCTGCTACTTCGACCTCGACTGCCACGGAACGCTGCCGGACCCGCAAACATCCGCTGTAGCCGCAGCGTGCGCGAGCGACGGCAACGTGACCTTCGAGTCACGCGCGGCGATGGCCGCACTGGTCACATTGGACTCCGTAGAGGCACGAGAACGCCGGTCCGTGCTGCTCGACGAGCTCATGAACACCGCTGAGCCGCCTGTCCCAGGTGTCGAGTTCCGACGTGTGCGCGATGCCGTCGACGCCGCGGAACAGCGCAAAGGCCCGTTGCCCGACAGGGAGGTCGTCGCGTTGAGCAGGGCGCTGGCCCAGCCCGACGTGCGGGACGCGTGCCTCTCCTTCGCGGTGCAGACCAGGGCCAGGGCGGCCGAGCGGTTGTGGCTCGAGCTCACCCGGTCCTGCCCGTCACCGGAACGCGCCGAACCCGCGTGCCTGCTCGCGTTCTTCGCCTACCACCGCGGCGACGGCGGGCTGGCGTCGGTGGCGATCGACGTGGCCGAGGAAGCCTGCTTCGGCCACTCGCTGGCAAGGCTGTTGCGCGGCGCACTGAGCGCCGCGCTACCGCCAGAAGAGCTCAAGACACTGGCCGACAAGGCTGTCGTCAACGCCGACAAGCTGCTCGACACCGAAGCTCAGAGCAGCTCCGGCCGCTCCCAGCCCTGA
- a CDS encoding Xaa-Pro dipeptidyl-peptidase codes for MRGARRVALLTAVLVLPFLPATATAAEGPVFKDGEAQPVFDPKDVVKESLWVRAPVDSDRDGKDDEVYTEVVRPRATERGLKVPVVYMVSPYFSGGNDVANHNVDVELYVPDKRNGRLLKASTDERITAALGPNPITSGRYEAYFISRGYAVVYAESLGTGKSTGCPTTGDVNETIGARVVVDWLNGRASARTATGEAIKATWSTGKTGMMGVSYNGTLPNAVASTGVRGLEAIVPIAAISSWYDYYRADGAVVAPGTFQGEDADVLAEYVYTRANREICKPIIAEIAKDQDRITGDYSRFWDKRNYLNDVRNVRAAVLAVHGLNDWNVKMTHVEQWYSALKKVGAPHKIWLHQSGHTDADTLRSVEWRRTLNRWFTQYLWGHRNGIDKEPRATIQREDKTWVDEKDWPAPGTSDVRLRLSAGGPAKGGLGLRPGHGVEKLTDDATKTAESLIDLATSPNRLSYATEPTQKPLRLSGKSTAHLRVAFDRPAANVTTLLVDRAPDGRSHVITRGSTDPQNRDRPDRTSPIKPGKFYDVDVPIVPDDYVLQAGHRLEFVLISSDYDYTLRPKPGAGLSLDLARTSVELPVVGGWRALFQTF; via the coding sequence GTGAGGGGCGCACGAAGAGTCGCACTGCTGACCGCGGTGCTAGTTCTGCCATTCCTGCCCGCAACGGCCACCGCTGCCGAAGGGCCGGTGTTCAAGGACGGCGAGGCGCAACCCGTCTTCGATCCGAAGGACGTGGTGAAGGAGAGCCTCTGGGTCCGCGCACCGGTCGACAGCGACCGCGACGGCAAGGACGACGAGGTCTACACCGAGGTCGTCCGGCCGCGCGCCACCGAACGAGGACTGAAGGTCCCCGTCGTCTACATGGTCAGCCCGTACTTCTCGGGCGGCAACGACGTCGCGAACCACAACGTCGACGTCGAGCTGTACGTGCCGGACAAGCGCAACGGCCGTCTGCTCAAGGCCTCCACCGACGAACGCATCACCGCCGCCCTCGGACCCAACCCGATCACCTCGGGCCGCTACGAGGCTTACTTCATCTCACGCGGCTACGCCGTCGTCTACGCCGAATCGCTCGGCACCGGCAAGTCCACGGGCTGCCCGACGACGGGTGACGTCAACGAGACGATCGGCGCACGTGTCGTCGTCGACTGGCTCAACGGCCGTGCGTCCGCGCGCACCGCCACGGGCGAGGCGATCAAAGCGACTTGGTCGACCGGCAAGACGGGCATGATGGGCGTCTCCTACAACGGGACCCTGCCCAACGCCGTCGCCTCCACCGGCGTCCGCGGCCTCGAGGCCATCGTGCCCATCGCCGCGATCTCCAGCTGGTACGACTACTACCGCGCGGACGGCGCCGTCGTCGCACCCGGCACGTTCCAGGGCGAGGACGCCGACGTGCTCGCGGAGTACGTCTACACCCGCGCCAACCGCGAGATCTGCAAGCCGATCATCGCCGAAATCGCGAAGGACCAGGACCGCATCACCGGCGACTACAGCCGGTTCTGGGACAAGCGCAACTACCTCAACGACGTCCGCAATGTCCGCGCGGCCGTCCTCGCCGTCCACGGGCTCAACGACTGGAACGTCAAGATGACGCACGTCGAGCAGTGGTACTCGGCGTTGAAGAAGGTCGGCGCGCCGCACAAGATCTGGCTGCACCAGTCCGGTCACACCGACGCCGACACGCTGCGCTCGGTCGAGTGGCGCCGCACGCTCAACCGGTGGTTCACCCAGTATCTGTGGGGCCACCGCAACGGCATCGACAAGGAACCGCGCGCGACCATCCAGCGCGAGGACAAGACGTGGGTCGACGAGAAGGACTGGCCGGCTCCCGGCACGTCCGACGTGCGGCTGCGGCTGTCCGCGGGCGGACCGGCCAAGGGCGGTCTCGGGCTGCGTCCCGGCCACGGCGTGGAGAAGCTGACCGACGACGCGACGAAGACGGCCGAGTCGTTGATCGACCTGGCCACCTCGCCGAACCGCCTGTCCTACGCGACGGAGCCGACGCAGAAGCCGCTGCGGCTCTCCGGCAAGTCGACCGCGCACCTGCGCGTCGCCTTCGACCGCCCCGCAGCCAACGTCACGACGCTGCTCGTCGACCGCGCCCCTGACGGCCGCTCGCACGTCATCACCCGCGGCTCGACCGACCCGCAGAACCGGGACCGCCCTGATCGGACGTCGCCGATCAAGCCGGGCAAGTTCTACGACGTCGACGTGCCGATCGTGCCGGACGACTACGTCCTGCAGGCGGGGCACCGGCTCGAGTTCGTGCTGATCTCCAGCGACTACGACTACACGCTGCGCCCGAAGCCGGGTGCCGGCCTGTCGCTGGACCTCGCCAGGACCTCGGTCGAGCTGCCGGTCGTCGGCGGCTGGCGAGCACTGTTCCAGACGTTCTGA
- the add gene encoding adenosine deaminase has product MHISDFVHALPKAELHVHLVGAASVDTVLALARNHPGGPVPTDEAELRKFYEFTDFRHFINVYGVVNDLVTTGEDIRTLVVGYARDAARINIRYAELTVSATSHLRAGIAPDELVEALAVGRAEALALHGVTLQWVFDVPGIWDRDWGMTSARFATEYRPEGLVGFGLGGFESDSPRANFREAFAMARDAGLHLVPHAGETMPPSEIWAALRELRAERIGHGVSAAQDPELLRYIADEGVALEVCPTSNIRTGAVASLDEHPLPRLVEAGVPVTVSTDDPGMFHTDLDREYLVCHERFGFGRDELAELARAGVRASFAPVALKEQLLKEIDAV; this is encoded by the coding sequence GTGCACATTTCCGACTTCGTCCACGCGCTGCCGAAGGCCGAGCTGCACGTCCACCTCGTGGGCGCGGCTTCCGTCGACACCGTCCTCGCGCTCGCCCGCAACCACCCCGGTGGACCGGTCCCGACCGATGAGGCCGAGCTGCGGAAGTTCTACGAGTTCACGGACTTCCGGCACTTCATCAACGTGTACGGCGTCGTCAACGACCTCGTCACGACCGGCGAGGACATCCGCACGCTGGTCGTCGGGTACGCACGTGACGCAGCTCGGATCAACATCCGGTATGCCGAGCTCACGGTGAGTGCGACGAGCCACCTGCGGGCGGGTATCGCGCCTGACGAGCTCGTCGAGGCTCTGGCGGTGGGGCGGGCGGAAGCGTTGGCGTTGCACGGTGTGACGCTGCAGTGGGTCTTCGACGTGCCCGGCATCTGGGATCGTGACTGGGGCATGACGAGTGCGCGGTTCGCGACCGAGTACCGGCCGGAGGGGCTGGTCGGGTTCGGGCTGGGAGGGTTCGAGTCGGACTCGCCGCGGGCCAACTTCCGTGAAGCGTTCGCGATGGCTCGAGACGCCGGGTTGCACCTGGTGCCTCACGCCGGCGAGACGATGCCGCCGAGCGAGATCTGGGCGGCGTTGCGGGAACTGCGCGCGGAGCGGATCGGGCACGGTGTCAGCGCGGCGCAGGATCCGGAGCTGCTGCGATACATCGCCGACGAGGGTGTCGCGCTGGAGGTGTGCCCGACGTCGAACATCCGCACCGGCGCGGTTGCGTCGCTGGACGAGCACCCGTTGCCGCGGCTGGTGGAGGCCGGGGTGCCGGTGACCGTCAGCACCGACGACCCCGGGATGTTCCACACCGATCTCGATCGTGAGTACCTGGTGTGTCATGAGCGGTTCGGGTTCGGGCGCGACGAGCTCGCCGAGCTGGCCCGAGCCGGTGTGCGGGCCTCGTTCGCGCCGGTCGCGTTGAAAGAGCAGCTGTTGAAGGAGATCGACGCCGTATGA
- the cutA gene encoding divalent-cation tolerance protein CutA, with the protein MNVASVVTTTVDSADGAESLARGIVEARLGACVQIVPIRSVYRWDGEVRVDDEWQCVVKTSATRVDELVAHIKAHHSYDVPEVVVTPVVGGNEAYLDWVSEETS; encoded by the coding sequence ATGAACGTTGCGAGCGTGGTGACGACGACTGTGGACTCCGCCGATGGTGCGGAGTCGTTGGCAAGAGGGATCGTTGAGGCACGGTTGGGCGCGTGTGTGCAGATCGTGCCCATTCGCAGTGTCTACCGGTGGGACGGCGAGGTGCGCGTCGACGACGAGTGGCAGTGCGTCGTGAAGACGTCTGCCACTCGCGTCGACGAGCTGGTCGCACACATCAAGGCACATCACAGCTATGACGTGCCCGAGGTGGTCGTCACCCCTGTGGTGGGAGGCAACGAGGCTTACTTGGACTGGGTTTCAGAGGAGACCTCGTAG
- a CDS encoding helicase, whose product MDREAAVEVLTRQIGKYRAAEEGLCFGRIDSENGERTYIGRVGLFDDEFEPLLLDWRAPAARPFYTATAANPEGLVLRRHFRVRDRELRDFHDDELLTDTTALLDALNAPRTTTMRDIVSTIQAEQDEIIRYSGPGVLVIEGGPGTGKTAVALHRVAYLLYTRRERLSRHGVLIVGPNTGFLQYVSDVLPSLGETDVVFATPGELYPGVVTDVEDTPPLQRLKGDVSVLDLLAVAVADRQELPGEPIDIELEDVVVPLDDHVTAVAREKTRYYELPHNAARKYFFLALAEELVAPAMKLIGVDWPEIEEDVRHELRHSTALRDAVDKLWPQLTPERLLADLYAGRCFRIGAPELYREDAAAWTVSDIPLLDELADLLGSDGSAERAAQREEEERLAYARGVMDVLSIDERADDDEYIVTDFVNAETLAFRQEVRDNRPLAERAAEDRTWTYGHVVVDEAQELSAMDWRVLLRRCPNRSMTVVGDLAQRQAAGGVRSWGSVFDRFTYRRLEVNYRTPGEIMAVATPVLKLVDADAAAPVSVRRTGIKPWARRVTDISAAVRDELAAHVDTLPGRTIAVIGDGWMPPRVSKGLEFDAVIVVEPHRMTPSELYVALTRATQRLGILHTEPLPRHLRGLL is encoded by the coding sequence CACGAGGCAGATCGGCAAGTACCGCGCGGCGGAGGAAGGACTGTGCTTCGGCCGGATCGACTCGGAGAACGGCGAACGCACCTACATCGGACGAGTCGGCTTGTTCGACGACGAGTTCGAACCACTGCTGCTCGACTGGCGCGCGCCGGCGGCACGGCCGTTCTACACCGCGACCGCTGCCAACCCGGAGGGCCTGGTGCTGCGCCGCCACTTCCGCGTCCGCGACCGGGAACTGCGCGACTTCCACGACGACGAGCTGCTGACCGACACGACCGCACTGCTCGACGCCCTCAACGCGCCGCGGACCACGACGATGCGCGACATCGTCTCGACCATCCAGGCCGAACAGGACGAGATCATCCGCTACTCCGGTCCCGGCGTGCTGGTGATCGAGGGCGGCCCCGGCACCGGCAAGACCGCGGTGGCTCTGCACCGCGTCGCGTACCTGCTGTACACGCGCCGCGAGCGCCTGTCCCGCCACGGCGTGCTGATCGTCGGCCCGAACACCGGCTTCCTGCAGTACGTGAGCGACGTGCTGCCGTCGCTGGGCGAGACCGACGTCGTCTTCGCAACGCCGGGCGAGCTCTACCCCGGCGTGGTCACCGACGTCGAGGACACCCCACCGCTGCAACGGCTGAAAGGCGATGTATCGGTCTTGGACCTGCTGGCCGTCGCCGTCGCCGACCGGCAGGAGCTCCCCGGCGAACCCATCGACATCGAGCTCGAGGACGTCGTCGTCCCGCTCGACGACCACGTCACCGCAGTCGCGCGTGAGAAGACGCGGTACTACGAACTGCCGCACAACGCGGCCCGCAAGTACTTCTTCCTCGCGCTCGCCGAGGAGCTCGTCGCACCGGCGATGAAGCTGATCGGCGTCGACTGGCCGGAGATCGAGGAAGACGTGCGGCACGAGCTGCGCCACAGCACGGCATTGCGCGACGCCGTCGACAAGCTGTGGCCCCAGCTCACCCCCGAACGGCTGCTCGCCGATCTGTACGCGGGCCGTTGCTTCCGCATCGGAGCACCCGAGCTGTACCGCGAGGACGCCGCAGCCTGGACGGTGTCCGACATCCCGCTGCTCGACGAGCTCGCCGACCTGCTCGGCTCCGACGGCTCGGCCGAACGCGCGGCGCAGCGAGAAGAGGAGGAAAGGCTCGCCTACGCCCGCGGCGTCATGGACGTGCTCTCGATCGACGAACGCGCGGACGACGACGAGTACATCGTCACGGACTTCGTCAACGCCGAGACGCTCGCGTTCCGGCAGGAGGTGCGCGACAACCGCCCGCTCGCCGAACGTGCTGCCGAGGACCGCACGTGGACCTACGGCCACGTCGTCGTCGACGAAGCACAGGAACTGTCCGCGATGGACTGGCGAGTGCTGCTGCGCCGGTGTCCCAACAGGTCCATGACCGTCGTCGGCGACCTGGCCCAGCGCCAGGCCGCAGGCGGTGTGCGCAGTTGGGGTTCGGTGTTCGACCGCTTCACCTACCGCAGGCTGGAGGTCAACTACCGCACACCCGGCGAGATCATGGCCGTCGCCACACCGGTGCTGAAGCTCGTTGACGCCGACGCCGCCGCACCGGTGTCCGTGCGCAGGACAGGCATCAAGCCGTGGGCTCGCCGCGTGACCGATATATCGGCGGCAGTCCGCGACGAGCTGGCCGCGCACGTCGACACCCTGCCCGGCCGCACGATCGCCGTCATCGGCGACGGCTGGATGCCGCCGAGGGTGTCCAAGGGCCTGGAGTTCGACGCCGTCATCGTCGTCGAGCCCCACCGGATGACGCCGAGCGAGCTCTACGTGGCTCTGACGAGGGCGACGCAACGGCTCGGCATCCTGCACACCGAGCCCTTGCCACGTCACCTACGAGGTCTCCTCTGA